In Tubulanus polymorphus chromosome 2, tnTubPoly1.2, whole genome shotgun sequence, a single window of DNA contains:
- the LOC141899917 gene encoding uncharacterized protein LOC141899917 has translation MSHPNQPLIPENAPPSLANFRQLWPPADEKNQDLLPMLYRSSRPDLLTKEEANMLADLGMKSIIDGRASSEYSRYEGDKFIDKFYQVCKVNFPTLRWTYKPGEAVSHSPVTPKTSENIGRHFFINFFRLNYIFSIFSRGAWYIQLVSLIYLLGDLMKSTGYYKNFVSLFAKHVLNPLGLVGQYKDIVTHSQASIAAALKLLTNPSNLPAMINCSHGKDRTGIISALILSVMGKTKEYIIWDYAVTQEGLKDVMPRVRSEINERYGLGDDFAYAKAEIMEELLEFIDEKYGSVPQYLNNIGFGDDEQKQLRNNLLGIK, from the exons ATGTCGCATCCAAACCAGCCTCTTATTCCTGAGAACGCTCCGCCCTCTCTTGCTAATTTTCGTCAGCTTTGGCCTCCTGCTGACGAGAAAAATCAGGATTTACTGCCTATGTTGTACCGTTCCTCGAGACCTGATCTCTTAACGAAGGAAGAGGCAAACATGCTCGCAGACCTCGGAATGAAGTCTATTATTGATGGTCGCGCATCTTCGGAATACAGTCGATATGAAGGGGATAAGTTCATTGATAAATTCTATCAAGTGTGTAAGGTCAATTTTCCTACACTGCGATGGACCTATAAACCTGGTGAAGCTGTGTCCCATTCCCCTGTTACCCCAAAAACGAGCGAAAACATTGGAagacattttttcattaatttcttcCGTTTGAActatattttttcaatattttctagaGGAGCATGGTATATTCAGTTAGTGTCTTTGATATATTTGTTGGGGGATCTAATGAAAAGTACTGGTTATTATAAAAATTTTGTGTCCCTTTTTGCCAAACATGTTCTGAACCCTCTGGGACTGGTTGGACAGTACAAGGATATCGTAACTCACAGTCAAGCAAGTATAGCTGCAG CTTTAAAACTTTTGACTAATCCATCTAATTTACCTGCAATGATTAACTGTAGTCATGGGAAAGATCGTACTGGTATAATATCTGCTTTGATTTTATCTGTGATGGGAAAGACGAAAGAATATATTATTTGGGATTATGCAGTAACACAA GAAGGTTTAAAGGACGTGATGCCACGGGTTCGCAGTGAAATAAATGAACGCTATGGTTTAGGTGATGACTTCGCTTATGCCAAGGCAGAAATAATGGAAGAATTATTAGAGTTTATTGATGAAAA GTATGGATCTGTTCCTCAATATCTGAATAACATAGGGTTTGGAGATGATGAACAGAAACAACTAAGAAATAATCTATTGGGAATAAAATAG